From the genome of Planctomycetota bacterium:
TGGATGTCGTCGAGCAGCAGCCGCACGGCCTCGGTCCCCACGTCGTGCCGATAGTAGTGGAACACCTCGCGCACAGGCAGCCACAGGTAGCAGGGCAGCACGAGCAGGTAGTTGGCCAGATAACCGATGAGCAGCATGGCCAGGCCGCGGCGATAGCGCAGGTGGTCGAACACGAAGAGCACGACGAACACGATGCAGGGGAACACGACGACGTAGACGAAGCCCAGGAACCACGTGCAGGGCGGGCACGCGAGGCTCTGCTGGAGACTGGCTACGACGGCGCCCTCGAGGGCGTGGACGTCGGCCGTGTAGTCGTGCCCGCGGGCGGCGACCACCGAGGCCGTGAGCCGCTGGTCCACGCCCAAGTGCAGATAGGCGTAGTTGGCGAGCAGGATGGAGAGGCAGGCGGCGAGGTAGAGCGCCCTGCGGCCGTTGCGAAGGGTGCGCCACGCGGAACTGGCGGCGATGCGCCACGGCGCCACGCCGGGCACCGCCACCCACACGAAGAGCAGGATCGTGCCGACCATCAG
Proteins encoded in this window:
- a CDS encoding phosphatase PAP2 family protein → MSATLVARVVETALMVGTILLFVWVAVPGVAPWRIAASSAWRTLRNGRRALYLAACLSILLANYAYLHLGVDQRLTASVVAARGHDYTADVHALEGAVVASLQQSLACPPCTWFLGFVYVVVFPCIVFVVLFVFDHLRYRRGLAMLLIGYLANYLLVLPCYLWLPVREVFHYYRHDVGTEAVRLLLDDIHPAVMQAYRAMSGLDNCFPSFHTSLAVTMALITWHLGNVRFAALITFFAVANVLSTLYLGIHWVTDVAAGLAVGLVAYGLALVFSRRWAEGPHKALDRDQRG